Proteins from a single region of Microbacterium sp. zg-Y818:
- a CDS encoding TetR/AcrR family transcriptional regulator has product MDAAAELFVEHGYQGTAMSDIARHAGMSVGTLYNRFPSKSDLFLEVFRSYGRRQGERVRDAIASARSAGVADDVDLFVAGTHAYLVGAFREAALGRLFHTIGTAEIDVSSIRSGQEIWLERNARQLGLVLGTPRADAIAAAITGALGGWVRGVQLCDDDVDALAYIAEVVAVERKMLRAVMG; this is encoded by the coding sequence CTGGATGCCGCCGCCGAGTTGTTCGTCGAGCATGGCTACCAGGGAACGGCGATGTCCGACATCGCCCGTCACGCGGGCATGAGCGTCGGCACGCTGTACAACCGGTTCCCGAGCAAGTCCGACCTGTTCCTGGAAGTGTTCCGCTCGTACGGGCGCCGACAGGGCGAACGGGTGCGCGATGCGATCGCCAGCGCCCGTAGCGCCGGTGTGGCCGATGACGTCGATCTGTTCGTCGCCGGAACACATGCCTATCTCGTGGGGGCCTTCCGCGAGGCCGCTCTCGGACGCCTGTTCCACACCATCGGCACTGCGGAGATCGACGTCTCGTCCATCCGTTCCGGGCAGGAGATCTGGCTGGAGCGGAACGCGCGTCAGCTGGGCCTGGTTCTGGGGACGCCGCGCGCCGACGCAATCGCCGCCGCCATAACCGGCGCCCTGGGCGGCTGGGTGCGCGGCGTGCAGCTCTGTGACGACGACGTCGACGCCCTGGCCTACATCGCCGAGGTCGTCGCCGTCGAGCGGAAGATGCTCCGCGCCGTCATGGGCTGA
- a CDS encoding enoyl-CoA hydratase/isomerase family protein codes for MTDATETFVEFERSGEVAVIRLNRPERMNAMGAIMLGQLRGAYRLLAEDDSLRVGVLTGTGRGFCAGRDIKEGAEAGARLQDQATTANTDLFMENNSAKPVVAAVNGYAGGAGFYLGTRAADFSVAARSAVFQIAEVPRGILHGWQTGFWMNLSRAAAQELALGMKVSGQRAYDMGLVNRFCEDEELLDVALSVAREIAAMPQEVIRDNRALLRGIAPTVPREVVDAALEMRLEIQRRRGDGDAEFVSSRARQA; via the coding sequence ATGACAGACGCGACAGAGACCTTCGTGGAGTTCGAACGATCCGGCGAGGTGGCCGTGATCCGGCTGAACCGTCCGGAACGCATGAACGCGATGGGCGCGATCATGCTCGGCCAGCTCCGCGGTGCCTACCGCCTCCTCGCCGAGGACGACTCCCTCCGAGTGGGGGTCCTCACCGGTACCGGCCGAGGGTTCTGCGCGGGGCGGGACATCAAGGAGGGCGCCGAAGCCGGCGCCCGGCTGCAGGATCAGGCGACCACGGCGAACACCGATCTGTTCATGGAGAACAATTCGGCCAAGCCTGTGGTGGCCGCGGTCAACGGCTACGCGGGTGGTGCCGGCTTCTATCTGGGCACCCGGGCCGCGGACTTCAGTGTCGCCGCGCGGTCGGCGGTGTTCCAGATCGCCGAGGTGCCGCGCGGCATCCTGCACGGCTGGCAGACCGGCTTCTGGATGAACCTCAGCCGCGCCGCGGCACAGGAGCTCGCCCTCGGCATGAAGGTGTCCGGTCAGCGCGCCTATGACATGGGCCTGGTCAATCGCTTCTGCGAGGACGAAGAGCTGCTCGACGTTGCGCTGTCCGTCGCCCGCGAGATCGCCGCGATGCCGCAGGAGGTCATCCGCGACAATCGCGCCCTGCTGCGCGGCATCGCGCCCACGGTGCCACGCGAGGTCGTGGATGCGGCGCTGGAGATGCGCCTGGAAATACAGCGCCGGCGCGGCGACGGAGACGCCGAGTTCGTGAGTTCACGCGCGCGACAGGCCTGA
- a CDS encoding SDR family oxidoreductase, protein MRVRYVVTGASTGMGARFVSEVRREGVEVIALDVADPTVAVDDFIRVDLADPLAISDAADAIASLDALVNCAGVAAGGSAPDETVFAVNYLGLRALTDALVSKIRDGGAVLSIGSMAGHRWRDRSDAYRRLLAAGSFEAGLEWLRTAAEVRERPVYGVSKEAVWAYTSVLATTLFTRGIRVNSVGPGLVDTRLRAAFEGAMSDATRDRMNEIVGAPIAPAEITAVMRFVLSDAASRINAQNIVVDGGYLAGAEFAQWTL, encoded by the coding sequence GTGCGCGTGCGTTATGTCGTGACTGGAGCATCCACGGGGATGGGCGCTCGATTCGTCAGCGAGGTGCGGCGAGAGGGCGTGGAAGTGATCGCGCTGGACGTCGCCGACCCGACGGTAGCCGTGGATGATTTCATCCGGGTCGACCTGGCGGACCCGCTCGCCATCTCGGACGCGGCTGACGCGATCGCGTCCCTCGACGCCCTGGTGAATTGCGCGGGCGTCGCCGCCGGCGGCTCGGCACCGGACGAGACGGTCTTCGCGGTGAACTATCTCGGTCTGCGGGCACTCACCGACGCGCTGGTGTCGAAGATCCGCGATGGTGGAGCGGTGCTCAGCATCGGCTCCATGGCCGGCCATCGCTGGCGGGATCGTTCCGACGCCTACCGGCGGCTGCTCGCCGCGGGCTCCTTCGAAGCCGGGCTCGAGTGGCTGCGCACGGCGGCGGAGGTGCGGGAGCGCCCTGTCTACGGCGTCTCCAAGGAGGCCGTGTGGGCTTACACGAGCGTGCTGGCGACGACGCTGTTCACCCGGGGCATCCGTGTGAACTCCGTAGGGCCCGGACTGGTCGACACGCGTCTGCGTGCCGCGTTCGAGGGCGCCATGTCCGACGCCACCCGAGACCGTATGAACGAGATCGTGGGGGCGCCGATCGCGCCTGCTGAGATCACCGCGGTGATGCGATTCGTCCTCAGTGACGCCGCATCGCGGATCAATGCCCAGAACATCGTCGTGGACGGTGGATACCTCGCGGGAGCGGAGTTCGCGCAATGGACGCTGTGA
- a CDS encoding ABC transporter substrate-binding protein, protein MKNKRMRLGVMAAAATVFALTLSGCGGVSENSAAPAANATAEIQMGGIAQIAALSEMPGFDPVKLANVGTGVERAAQVMDTLLMRDDLTDEVFPKLASSMTSDDGLVWILELREGVTFTDGEPLDAEAVIFNLERHIAPDSTSTAKALLSGIATMEATGEYEVTITLSAPSGSFPLALTGSSPASLIGSPKALADPAAFNANPVGAGPFVFESWTPDDKLVLNKNPDYWDEGKPYLDGIVYTVMVDPQTRTDDLISGGKHMGLVQGNAWNAVSGLPNLVMIPVPTGGQALVPNGTTGPGSDQRVREAMTMALDPMVTAQVLFGGTEVWDGDVSCVPFAPESPACAPGATNAQDIEKAQELVQEYLAEGGSPDMELVYFQTLTDQATYYQQQFNEIGLNVTVTAVDAATLAQRQAAGDYGVFFGSTASAGFPTVWTRYYSGGTNWGMVTYDDLDAALLRARDELTLEDRNKAWQDVTKIIHDKSILFWTSPYTAAMAHSTKLHLGTPEQPYMGSTMVYLDTAWLEQ, encoded by the coding sequence ATGAAGAACAAGCGAATGCGTCTCGGTGTCATGGCCGCGGCAGCGACGGTGTTTGCCCTGACGTTGAGCGGGTGCGGCGGCGTGAGCGAGAACTCCGCAGCGCCTGCGGCGAACGCCACGGCCGAGATCCAGATGGGCGGCATCGCACAGATCGCCGCGCTCTCCGAGATGCCCGGTTTCGACCCGGTGAAGCTCGCGAACGTCGGCACCGGCGTCGAGCGCGCTGCGCAGGTGATGGACACGCTGCTCATGCGTGACGACCTGACCGACGAAGTGTTCCCGAAGCTCGCCTCTTCGATGACCTCGGACGACGGCCTGGTGTGGATCCTCGAACTGCGCGAAGGCGTCACGTTCACCGACGGGGAGCCGCTGGACGCCGAGGCTGTCATCTTCAACCTCGAGCGTCACATCGCCCCCGATTCCACCAGCACCGCGAAGGCGCTGCTGTCGGGTATCGCCACGATGGAGGCAACCGGCGAATACGAAGTCACCATCACGCTGTCCGCGCCGAGTGGCTCCTTCCCCCTCGCGCTGACCGGGTCATCGCCGGCCAGTCTCATCGGCTCGCCCAAGGCGCTCGCCGACCCCGCCGCGTTCAACGCCAACCCGGTCGGCGCCGGCCCGTTCGTCTTCGAGTCGTGGACGCCGGATGACAAGCTCGTCCTCAACAAGAACCCCGACTACTGGGACGAGGGCAAGCCCTACCTCGACGGCATCGTCTACACGGTGATGGTGGACCCGCAGACCCGTACCGACGACCTCATCTCCGGCGGCAAGCACATGGGACTCGTCCAGGGCAACGCCTGGAACGCGGTGAGCGGCCTGCCGAACCTCGTCATGATTCCCGTGCCGACCGGTGGTCAGGCGCTCGTGCCCAACGGCACGACGGGGCCGGGCAGTGACCAGCGCGTCCGCGAGGCGATGACGATGGCGCTGGACCCCATGGTGACGGCGCAGGTGCTGTTCGGTGGCACCGAGGTGTGGGACGGTGACGTCTCCTGCGTTCCCTTCGCACCGGAATCGCCCGCGTGTGCCCCGGGGGCGACGAACGCGCAGGACATCGAGAAGGCGCAGGAGCTCGTTCAGGAGTATCTGGCCGAGGGTGGCAGCCCGGACATGGAGTTGGTCTACTTCCAGACGCTCACCGACCAGGCGACCTACTACCAGCAGCAGTTCAACGAGATCGGCCTCAACGTGACGGTGACCGCGGTGGACGCCGCGACGCTCGCTCAGCGCCAGGCCGCGGGTGACTACGGGGTCTTCTTCGGCTCGACCGCATCCGCCGGCTTCCCGACGGTGTGGACCCGGTACTACTCCGGCGGCACGAACTGGGGCATGGTCACCTACGACGACCTCGATGCGGCCCTGCTGCGTGCCCGCGACGAGCTCACGCTCGAGGATCGGAACAAGGCCTGGCAGGACGTGACGAAGATCATCCACGACAAGTCCATCCTGTTCTGGACGTCGCCGTACACCGCTGCGATGGCTCACAGCACCAAGCTGCACCTGGGCACGCCGGAGCAGCCTTACATGGGCAGCACGATGGTCTACCTCGACACCGCGTGGCTCGAGCAGTGA
- a CDS encoding acyl-CoA dehydrogenase family protein encodes MQALIDETQQEFRELADDIAASIGITNPSDIDGADPLAGWRTLQSAGVLELRERTDGAPLAGGVEVALLSQALGAALSPAPYLAGGALAVDLISRSGDVNGWLPGLLAGTDHYSLLLTPALDALGGTAGEPGVLWGASRDAGFAVTVLRGDDGVIRVARRPIAGARRLDSISLTNELWEPPVEAEWEPGGTLSQDDLDRFTALALTGLAADTAGALRAALTGVVEYSKQRVAYGVHIGSFQAVQHIAAEAHVAIEAIAAAVNYAAWAVDELDADAALLAARTAKAVAARNGRPTAEAVMQLYGGIGQTWEHIAHFYTRRAIFDTVLFGGEDAQLRAIADARLGGE; translated from the coding sequence ATGCAGGCACTCATCGACGAGACGCAGCAGGAGTTCCGGGAGCTGGCGGACGACATCGCCGCCTCCATCGGGATCACGAACCCGTCCGACATCGACGGCGCCGATCCCCTGGCGGGATGGCGCACACTCCAGTCCGCGGGCGTCCTCGAGCTGCGCGAGCGCACAGACGGCGCACCGCTGGCCGGCGGCGTCGAGGTCGCACTGCTGTCGCAGGCGCTCGGGGCCGCCCTGTCCCCCGCCCCGTATCTGGCCGGCGGGGCGCTGGCGGTGGATCTCATCAGCCGCTCCGGCGACGTCAACGGCTGGCTGCCGGGACTGCTCGCCGGCACCGATCACTACAGCCTGCTGCTGACCCCGGCGTTGGATGCGCTCGGCGGCACCGCCGGCGAACCGGGCGTCCTGTGGGGAGCCTCCCGAGACGCCGGCTTCGCCGTCACCGTGCTGCGTGGCGATGACGGCGTGATCCGTGTCGCCCGGCGCCCGATCGCCGGCGCGCGCAGGCTCGACTCCATCTCGCTCACCAACGAGCTGTGGGAACCGCCCGTGGAGGCCGAATGGGAGCCCGGGGGCACACTGTCTCAGGACGACCTCGACCGATTCACCGCACTCGCGCTGACCGGACTCGCCGCCGACACCGCGGGCGCCCTCCGCGCGGCGCTGACGGGAGTGGTGGAGTACTCGAAGCAGCGAGTCGCCTACGGCGTGCACATCGGATCCTTCCAGGCCGTGCAGCACATCGCCGCCGAGGCGCACGTGGCCATCGAGGCCATCGCCGCGGCGGTGAACTACGCGGCATGGGCCGTCGACGAACTCGATGCCGATGCAGCTCTGCTCGCGGCACGCACCGCGAAGGCCGTCGCCGCGCGCAACGGGCGCCCGACCGCAGAGGCCGTCATGCAGCTCTACGGAGGTATCGGCCAGACCTGGGAGCACATCGCGCACTTCTACACGCGCCGCGCCATCTTCGACACCGTCCTGTTCGGCGGCGAGGACGCGCAGCTGCGAGCGATCGCCGACGCACGACTCGGAGGAGAGTGA
- a CDS encoding aldehyde dehydrogenase family protein: MDAVTRLIEPALVIAGVARDTVARIEVEDPATGLVFATVADATPADLDDAFQAAAAAQPAWAARPYADRVALLEAVSRRLGEHADELAALLTREQGKPLANARGEVAVAQRWIAVMSQYDLEPEVLERTEEKIVELRREPIGVIAAITPWNVPLGLAAWKFVPALLAGNTMVLKPSPFTPVATARLGELVADILPAGVLTVVTGGDELGAAMSQHPIPRKVTMTGSVATGRKVAVAAGHDLKRVTLELGGNDPAIVLADADIADIAPRLFTAAFANNGQVCTAVKRIYAHDDVYDDLVAALAAIAAETSVGNGLDEGVRLGPLANRAQRDRVEGFVDAAVRAGARVAAGGRRLDRPGWFYQPTIVADLPEGTDLETQEQFGPAVPVIRYRDLDQAIARANAGDYGLGASVWGTDAGTAVAAAGRLEAGTVWVNAHLALSPSLPFGGHKHSGLGVENGLLGLHEYTRVRVVHLPITNGDAAGRVSP; encoded by the coding sequence ATGGACGCTGTGACCCGACTGATCGAACCGGCGCTCGTGATCGCAGGCGTCGCCCGCGACACCGTCGCACGCATCGAGGTGGAGGATCCCGCCACCGGCCTCGTCTTCGCGACCGTGGCCGACGCGACTCCCGCCGATCTGGACGACGCCTTCCAGGCGGCCGCCGCCGCACAGCCCGCGTGGGCCGCCCGGCCGTACGCGGACCGCGTGGCTCTGCTGGAAGCCGTGTCGCGCAGGCTCGGCGAGCACGCCGACGAGCTTGCCGCCCTGCTGACCCGAGAGCAGGGCAAGCCCCTCGCGAACGCGCGGGGAGAGGTCGCGGTGGCACAGCGCTGGATCGCCGTGATGTCGCAGTACGACCTCGAGCCGGAGGTCTTGGAACGCACCGAGGAGAAGATCGTCGAGCTGCGGCGCGAGCCCATCGGCGTGATCGCCGCGATCACCCCGTGGAACGTGCCGTTGGGGCTGGCGGCGTGGAAGTTCGTGCCCGCGCTGCTGGCCGGGAACACCATGGTGCTCAAGCCCTCGCCGTTCACTCCGGTGGCGACCGCGCGTCTGGGTGAGCTCGTCGCCGACATCCTGCCGGCCGGCGTGCTCACCGTGGTCACGGGTGGTGACGAACTCGGCGCGGCGATGTCGCAGCATCCGATTCCCCGCAAGGTGACCATGACCGGATCGGTCGCGACCGGGCGCAAGGTCGCCGTCGCCGCCGGTCACGACCTCAAGCGGGTCACCCTCGAGCTGGGCGGCAACGACCCGGCTATCGTGCTGGCGGACGCCGACATCGCCGACATCGCGCCGCGGCTGTTCACCGCCGCGTTCGCCAACAACGGTCAGGTGTGCACCGCGGTCAAGCGCATCTACGCGCACGACGACGTCTACGACGACCTCGTGGCGGCCCTCGCCGCGATCGCCGCCGAGACGAGCGTCGGCAACGGCTTGGACGAGGGCGTGCGGCTCGGGCCGCTCGCCAACCGGGCGCAGCGGGATCGCGTCGAGGGTTTCGTCGACGCGGCCGTTCGAGCCGGAGCGCGCGTCGCGGCCGGCGGGCGGCGGCTCGATCGCCCGGGCTGGTTCTACCAGCCGACGATCGTGGCCGACCTTCCGGAGGGCACCGATCTGGAGACCCAGGAGCAGTTCGGGCCGGCGGTGCCGGTGATCCGCTATCGGGATCTCGACCAGGCGATCGCGCGCGCGAACGCGGGCGACTACGGCCTCGGCGCCTCGGTCTGGGGCACGGATGCGGGTACCGCCGTCGCGGCCGCCGGTCGGCTCGAGGCCGGCACGGTGTGGGTGAACGCGCACCTCGCACTGTCGCCCTCGCTGCCCTTCGGCGGACACAAGCACTCCGGGCTGGGCGTCGAGAACGGCCTGCTCGGTCTGCACGAATACACGCGCGTGCGGGTCGTGCACCTGCCGATCACGAACGGCGACGCTGCGGGCCGCGTCAGCCCATGA
- a CDS encoding acyl-CoA dehydrogenase family protein, with product MDYRDSPEEAEYRARLRAWLAENVPAPHSGERTNAEIAAERLAWHRKLYEGGYIGQSWPVEWGGKGLSPTMDAILNEENGNADAPSLPAMVGYIGRALQMFGNDEQRARFIPPTLSGEIQWCQGFSEPGAGSDLASLTTKAVREGDEYVISGHKMWTSAGQWADWCLVLARTDPDAPKHKGISAFLVPMDSVGLVLQPIVLANGDPETSEVFYDGVRVPASALVGQEGDGWKIAMTTVAYERGPSDVGAISTLNKQLARLERHAQSTGATADPRVRLELARAYVRGEVVRLMALEQLSSRATGKLVGEEGSVAKVLQTEASQALAHLALELHDADIVTGRAPDVVSQYFQTRPMSVYGGSAQIQRNVIASRILGMPRA from the coding sequence ATGGATTACCGTGACAGCCCGGAAGAGGCGGAGTACCGCGCGAGACTGCGCGCGTGGCTGGCCGAGAACGTGCCGGCACCGCACAGCGGAGAACGGACCAACGCGGAGATCGCCGCAGAACGGCTCGCCTGGCACCGCAAACTCTACGAGGGCGGCTACATCGGGCAGTCCTGGCCGGTCGAGTGGGGCGGCAAAGGCCTCAGCCCCACGATGGACGCGATCCTCAATGAGGAGAACGGCAACGCCGATGCGCCGTCGCTGCCCGCCATGGTCGGCTACATCGGCCGTGCCCTTCAGATGTTCGGCAACGACGAGCAGCGCGCTCGCTTCATCCCGCCGACGCTCAGCGGGGAGATCCAGTGGTGCCAGGGGTTCAGTGAACCCGGCGCGGGCTCAGACCTCGCCTCCCTGACGACGAAGGCCGTCCGAGAGGGCGACGAGTACGTCATCTCGGGCCACAAGATGTGGACCTCCGCCGGCCAGTGGGCGGATTGGTGCCTCGTATTGGCCCGCACCGACCCTGACGCGCCCAAGCACAAGGGCATCTCGGCGTTCCTGGTTCCGATGGACTCGGTCGGCCTGGTGCTGCAGCCGATCGTCCTGGCCAACGGCGACCCCGAGACGAGCGAGGTGTTCTACGACGGCGTGCGCGTCCCGGCTTCGGCTCTGGTCGGCCAGGAGGGCGACGGCTGGAAGATCGCCATGACGACCGTCGCCTACGAGCGCGGCCCCTCGGATGTCGGCGCGATCTCGACCCTCAACAAGCAACTCGCCCGCCTCGAGCGTCACGCCCAGTCCACCGGCGCCACCGCCGATCCTCGGGTTCGGCTCGAACTCGCACGGGCGTACGTCCGCGGCGAAGTGGTGCGGCTGATGGCGCTCGAGCAGCTCAGCTCCCGCGCGACGGGCAAGCTCGTGGGCGAGGAGGGATCGGTCGCGAAGGTCCTGCAGACGGAGGCGAGCCAGGCGCTGGCGCACCTCGCGCTGGAACTCCACGACGCGGACATCGTGACCGGCCGGGCGCCCGACGTCGTCAGCCAGTACTTCCAGACGCGACCGATGAGCGTCTACGGCGGCTCGGCGCAGATTCAGCGCAACGTCATCGCCTCCCGCATCCTCGGCATGCCACGCGCCTGA
- a CDS encoding acetate--CoA ligase family protein has translation MSADAMAVSVSDLTRLLSPRSIAVVGASDKPGRIGTQLLDNIVRLFAGEIYPVNPRADLLAGLPVVADVDALPDGVDMAIVAVPAEQAVAAVARLATKGVGGVTLLSSGFSESGPEGIARQAELARIVQETGIRVLGPNCIGYMNLHEGVMANFAMSGAVALPEPGPVALVSQSGGFASYLTNASLRAGIRLGYFVSTGNEAGVVLAHAVEHLVEREEVGTVLVFSESLKEPETLIRAARRAHELDKPIALLKAGRTEAAARAAMSHTASVTGSADVLDAVCRQYGIHIAHSMEELIDLGLAFQDGRRARRGAVSIVTASGGAGVLLTDAAASSGLEVPPPPAEAVERITAVMPQPFYGSIENPVDITAQGTASPQSFGLVLDAVRDLDTYDSMAVVTWQGEFASNDRIVETYLSTDKPYFVLSTGYMDKFQAAGVPIYLDPHRLMRSLAAVARQSQRTPLEDAGVQGAAPTDLPRLLMPAAGRPTMLEHDAKALLAAYGVTVTRERLAIDGTDAAAFAGEISGPIALKAMSYDLPHKTEYGAIRLGVRAADAVQATDDMLAEVARKAPHAEVVGVLAQEMVPARLELTVGMRRDPVFGPVVAVGLGGVAVEIMAAAVLLHAPFSHEMARRTIAGLLDGRITSAARGLDEAELDELARTAVAVGRLALDAPEIVEIDVNPVRVHEGRAVAADALIVFDRTGSTS, from the coding sequence ATGAGCGCGGACGCCATGGCGGTCAGCGTGTCCGACCTGACCCGGCTGCTCTCTCCGCGCTCCATCGCCGTCGTCGGCGCCTCCGACAAGCCGGGACGCATCGGCACGCAGCTGCTCGACAACATCGTGCGACTCTTCGCGGGCGAGATCTACCCGGTGAACCCCCGCGCCGACCTCCTCGCCGGGCTGCCGGTGGTGGCGGACGTCGATGCGCTGCCGGACGGCGTCGACATGGCCATCGTCGCGGTTCCGGCCGAGCAGGCCGTTGCCGCCGTCGCCCGGCTGGCCACGAAGGGCGTCGGCGGAGTGACGCTGCTGAGCTCGGGATTCTCGGAGTCCGGGCCGGAGGGCATCGCCCGTCAGGCCGAGCTCGCCCGCATCGTCCAGGAGACCGGCATCCGGGTCCTCGGCCCGAACTGCATCGGCTACATGAACCTCCACGAGGGTGTCATGGCGAACTTCGCCATGTCCGGCGCGGTCGCCCTGCCCGAGCCCGGGCCCGTCGCGCTGGTCTCGCAGAGCGGCGGCTTCGCGTCGTATCTGACGAACGCGTCACTGCGCGCCGGCATCCGACTCGGCTACTTCGTCTCCACCGGCAACGAAGCAGGCGTTGTGCTCGCCCATGCGGTCGAGCACCTGGTCGAGCGCGAGGAGGTGGGCACGGTGCTCGTGTTCAGCGAGTCGCTCAAGGAGCCCGAGACGCTCATCCGAGCCGCACGCCGCGCCCACGAGCTCGACAAGCCGATCGCGCTGCTCAAAGCCGGGCGCACCGAGGCGGCCGCGCGCGCCGCGATGAGCCACACCGCCTCGGTCACCGGCTCGGCGGATGTGCTCGACGCGGTGTGCCGGCAGTACGGCATCCACATCGCCCACTCGATGGAGGAGCTGATCGATCTCGGCCTGGCGTTCCAGGACGGCCGGCGTGCCCGTCGCGGCGCGGTGAGTATCGTCACCGCTTCCGGCGGCGCCGGCGTGCTGCTGACGGATGCCGCGGCCTCCTCCGGCCTGGAGGTCCCGCCGCCGCCGGCGGAGGCGGTGGAGCGGATCACGGCCGTCATGCCCCAGCCGTTCTACGGCAGCATCGAGAATCCCGTCGACATCACCGCGCAGGGGACGGCATCGCCGCAGTCGTTCGGCTTGGTGCTGGATGCGGTCCGGGATCTGGACACGTACGACAGCATGGCGGTCGTGACGTGGCAGGGCGAGTTCGCCTCGAACGACCGGATCGTCGAGACGTACCTGTCCACCGACAAGCCGTACTTCGTGCTGTCCACCGGCTACATGGACAAGTTCCAGGCCGCGGGCGTGCCGATCTATCTCGACCCGCACCGGCTGATGCGCTCGCTCGCGGCGGTTGCCCGCCAGTCGCAGCGAACGCCCCTTGAGGATGCCGGCGTGCAGGGTGCGGCACCGACCGATCTGCCGCGGTTGCTGATGCCGGCCGCGGGCCGGCCCACCATGCTGGAGCACGATGCCAAGGCGCTCCTGGCCGCTTACGGCGTCACGGTGACGCGCGAGCGTCTGGCGATCGACGGGACGGATGCCGCGGCCTTCGCGGGAGAGATCTCGGGTCCGATCGCACTCAAGGCCATGAGCTACGATCTTCCGCACAAAACGGAGTACGGTGCGATCCGGCTCGGTGTGCGGGCCGCTGACGCGGTCCAGGCGACCGACGACATGCTCGCGGAGGTCGCACGCAAGGCCCCGCACGCAGAGGTCGTCGGCGTGCTCGCACAGGAGATGGTGCCCGCCCGGCTCGAGCTCACCGTGGGGATGCGCCGCGATCCCGTCTTCGGCCCGGTCGTCGCCGTGGGGCTCGGGGGCGTGGCCGTGGAGATCATGGCCGCAGCGGTGCTGCTGCACGCGCCGTTCTCGCACGAGATGGCCCGCCGGACGATCGCAGGGCTGCTCGATGGGCGGATCACATCGGCCGCCCGCGGTCTCGACGAGGCCGAACTCGATGAGCTGGCGCGGACCGCGGTCGCCGTGGGGCGACTGGCGCTCGATGCGCCCGAGATCGTCGAGATCGATGTCAACCCCGTCCGGGTCCACGAGGGTCGGGCGGTCGCCGCCGACGCCCTCATCGTGTTCGACCGGACGGGAAGCACGTCGTGA
- a CDS encoding SDR family NAD(P)-dependent oxidoreductase, producing the protein MSPWSPSEFEGTVVAVTGAAQGIGRSIALAFAEHGAHVAVIDVQERAAQAVVREIEDAGGRAVAIGCDVAKRESVRAAVASVTASLGPIRVLVSNAGITRPAMIRKMTDEEWEQVMGVHLNASFYWLKEVVEPMIEAGGGRIIFTSSSTAQNGSIGQVNYAAAKSGMLGLMRSAAKELGRYNILVNAVAPAALTDMTRKVMTDPKFGADPSKSTLRRFAEPEEIAPAYMFLASSASSYMTGQVLSVDGGSMMVR; encoded by the coding sequence ATGAGTCCGTGGTCCCCGTCCGAGTTCGAGGGCACTGTCGTCGCCGTCACCGGAGCAGCCCAGGGCATCGGCCGCTCGATCGCCCTCGCCTTCGCCGAGCACGGCGCCCACGTGGCCGTGATCGACGTCCAGGAGCGCGCCGCGCAGGCGGTCGTGCGCGAGATCGAGGATGCCGGCGGTCGCGCCGTGGCGATCGGCTGCGACGTCGCGAAGCGCGAGAGCGTGCGTGCCGCGGTCGCATCCGTCACCGCGAGTCTGGGTCCCATTCGCGTCCTCGTGAGCAATGCCGGCATCACACGCCCCGCCATGATCCGCAAGATGACGGACGAGGAGTGGGAACAGGTGATGGGGGTCCACCTCAACGCCTCGTTCTACTGGCTGAAGGAGGTCGTCGAGCCCATGATCGAAGCCGGTGGCGGCCGGATCATCTTCACCTCGTCGTCGACCGCGCAGAACGGATCGATCGGCCAGGTCAACTACGCGGCGGCGAAGTCCGGCATGCTCGGCCTCATGCGCAGCGCCGCCAAGGAGCTGGGGCGCTACAACATCCTCGTCAATGCCGTCGCGCCCGCGGCGCTGACCGACATGACGCGGAAGGTCATGACCGATCCCAAGTTCGGTGCTGATCCCAGCAAGAGCACGTTGCGCCGCTTCGCCGAGCCCGAGGAGATCGCGCCGGCATACATGTTCCTGGCCAGTTCCGCGTCGAGCTACATGACCGGCCAGGTGCTGTCGGTCGACGGCGGATCGATGATGGTCCGATGA